In one window of Bifidobacterium sp. WK041_4_12 DNA:
- a CDS encoding CpaF family protein produces the protein MLISTKEQSAVSQRRDHATATTISLGPLQEFADDVRVTDLAITADGRVWTDRGEGMEERGRPQWLQSPHIVREFAVQLCSQCGARLDDSCPIADASTADGLRINAVIAPLVPQGASISIRFPDRVHASLSTLCDWGMIPRAWVQVLRNIALGHANILITGGTGTGKTTLLKALLKECSSRERIITVEETRELGDIGRLNHIAMATRDANVEGVGAVSLSELLRATLRMRPDRVILGECRGAEITDLLMALNSGHHGGMATLHADSVERVPARMLSLGLQAGLNMQTLNMLSIGAFDIVLHLARHRGKRRLAQIGRLELASDACVGRSLAVWDGSSAVQCSSAFQHVMSRWDVENSDFASMTSEMPVIRASGVHSDTMGTEFLHRSHVSHDQTRGEDDHAAY, from the coding sequence GGAGTTCGCTGACGATGTGCGCGTGACTGATCTCGCGATCACTGCGGATGGTCGCGTATGGACTGATCGCGGCGAGGGCATGGAGGAACGAGGCAGGCCGCAATGGCTGCAATCGCCGCATATAGTGCGAGAATTCGCTGTGCAGCTGTGCTCGCAATGTGGTGCACGGCTCGATGATTCATGCCCTATAGCCGATGCTTCGACAGCGGATGGGTTGCGCATCAATGCCGTGATTGCACCATTAGTGCCGCAGGGAGCTTCAATTTCCATACGATTCCCTGATCGGGTGCATGCATCTCTTTCCACATTGTGCGATTGGGGCATGATTCCCAGAGCATGGGTGCAGGTCTTAAGAAATATCGCTCTTGGTCATGCCAATATTCTGATAACGGGCGGTACTGGTACCGGAAAAACAACCTTGCTGAAGGCGCTGCTCAAGGAATGTTCAAGTCGGGAACGGATCATCACCGTTGAGGAGACCAGAGAGCTCGGAGACATCGGCAGGCTGAACCATATTGCGATGGCGACGCGCGATGCGAATGTCGAAGGTGTGGGAGCTGTCTCGCTCAGCGAATTGCTTCGAGCCACGCTGCGCATGCGACCGGATCGTGTGATTCTTGGCGAGTGCCGTGGCGCAGAGATCACTGATCTGCTGATGGCTCTCAATTCTGGGCACCACGGGGGCATGGCGACTTTGCATGCCGATAGCGTCGAACGTGTGCCAGCGCGCATGCTTTCACTGGGATTGCAAGCCGGCTTGAACATGCAGACCCTGAATATGCTTTCCATCGGAGCATTCGACATAGTGTTGCATCTGGCACGGCATCGCGGCAAGCGTCGATTGGCTCAGATTGGCAGATTGGAGCTTGCATCAGATGCATGCGTCGGCCGAAGTCTGGCAGTATGGGACGGCTCTTCTGCAGTGCAATGTTCTTCAGCATTTCAGCATGTGATGTCTCGCTGGGATGTCGAGAATTCGGATTTTGCTTCGATGACATCGGAAATGCCCGTGATTCGCGCTTCGGGAGTTCACTCGGACACGATGGGTACCGAGTTTCTGCATCGCTCCCACGTCAGTCATGACCAGACACGAGGCGAGGATGACCATGCAGCTTATTGA
- a CDS encoding type II secretion system F family protein, which produces MTMQLIEIWNRVDDIACGLASIALLLCSVWLVNRSLRQLGWNARLRMIDEASGNSALFASKGSVGSGFGRSRIPGAHHMGTQALIASLSSLLRNGSDVVTAFEELAGRKFATKELNLQRAMNLVEAAHGRRGNRAETLRVAHHLLAAYRLSAQSGCEMVKCLDAVGASLSRSQRIEALRSQACSMPLATIRLLSWLPLVSIALGELIGAKTMRFLFTTFSGAICLAIGLGLYACGLAWTQSLKKGLST; this is translated from the coding sequence ATGACCATGCAGCTTATTGAGATATGGAATCGTGTCGATGACATTGCCTGCGGGCTGGCATCCATTGCGCTGCTGCTGTGCTCGGTGTGGTTGGTGAACAGATCCCTTCGACAGCTTGGATGGAATGCACGATTGCGAATGATTGACGAAGCATCAGGCAATTCGGCTCTGTTCGCATCAAAAGGCTCAGTTGGTTCAGGCTTCGGGCGCTCGCGTATCCCAGGCGCGCATCATATGGGCACGCAAGCGCTGATTGCGTCATTGTCGTCACTGCTGCGCAACGGTTCAGATGTGGTCACCGCTTTTGAAGAGCTTGCCGGTCGAAAGTTTGCAACGAAGGAGTTGAATCTGCAGCGTGCCATGAATCTTGTCGAAGCGGCGCACGGCAGACGTGGCAATCGTGCAGAAACCCTTCGAGTTGCGCATCATCTGCTTGCTGCATATAGGCTGAGCGCCCAGTCTGGCTGCGAGATGGTGAAGTGTCTGGATGCTGTGGGTGCATCGCTCAGCCGCTCACAGCGTATCGAAGCATTACGCTCGCAGGCTTGTTCCATGCCGCTTGCCACCATTCGTCTCTTGTCGTGGCTTCCGTTGGTATCGATTGCCTTGGGTGAGCTGATAGGAGCGAAGACGATGCGTTTTCTCTTCACCACGTTCTCTGGAGCCATATGCCTTGCCATCGGGCTCGGACTCTACGCATGTGGGCTGGCGTGGACGCAATCGTTGAAGAAGGGATTGTCAACATGA
- a CDS encoding DUF4244 domain-containing protein — MEISKRPLAQQAQIRSTQGRLGRLHELRIITIRKRMLLQMCRVERRMRVLVESPESGMATAEYAVVLIAATGFAGLLVAILKSGAVKALLTELVNRALAV, encoded by the coding sequence ATGGAAATAAGCAAGCGTCCATTGGCGCAGCAAGCTCAGATTCGCAGCACACAGGGAAGACTGGGAAGACTGCACGAGCTGCGGATCATAACCATACGAAAACGCATGCTGTTGCAGATGTGCCGAGTCGAACGGCGTATGCGAGTGCTGGTGGAGTCACCGGAATCTGGCATGGCCACTGCAGAGTATGCGGTGGTATTAATCGCTGCGACAGGGTTTGCAGGGCTGCTGGTGGCCATTTTGAAATCCGGGGCAGTGAAAGCCTTGCTTACGGAACTGGTCAACCGTGCGCTCGCGGTGTGA
- a CDS encoding TadE family type IV pilus minor pilin has protein sequence MWFSHQFKKLVRQSCALADSGTVTAEFAILLPVVMALAMLILGLTRTVIVGLNCQEAARVAAREIVVSENSARVSALVRSIAGSAATVSLSEHADSITVSTQCPVIADALGVLPMRMSGRAVAFHHES, from the coding sequence GTGTGGTTTTCCCATCAGTTCAAGAAGCTCGTGCGTCAGAGCTGTGCTTTGGCCGATTCTGGAACGGTGACGGCTGAATTCGCCATCCTGCTGCCAGTCGTTATGGCACTCGCCATGCTGATTCTTGGTCTGACGCGCACGGTCATAGTCGGGTTGAACTGTCAGGAGGCTGCGCGCGTTGCCGCACGGGAGATTGTGGTGAGTGAGAATTCCGCTCGAGTCTCAGCTCTGGTACGTTCCATCGCGGGCAGCGCGGCGACGGTATCGCTGAGCGAGCATGCCGATTCGATAACGGTTTCCACACAATGCCCGGTTATTGCCGATGCTTTGGGCGTTCTGCCGATGCGCATGTCGGGACGGGCCGTTGCCTTCCATCACGAGTCATGA
- a CDS encoding Rv3654c family TadE-like protein: protein MDKHKPHDNRWYAVHDAGSGTIQAAALVCCIGVVLTICLTLGAILLAKAKAQTASDSAALVAAQAWYEGDADPCEQARRASSANDAVLVSCSIEKDDIMVTAEVAVSIPLLPSITYESRAGPQEC, encoded by the coding sequence TTGGACAAGCACAAGCCGCACGACAATCGCTGGTATGCGGTTCACGATGCCGGTTCAGGAACGATTCAGGCTGCAGCTCTGGTCTGTTGCATTGGAGTCGTTTTGACGATTTGCCTCACACTCGGGGCAATCCTGCTTGCCAAGGCCAAGGCGCAGACCGCATCGGATTCCGCTGCGCTCGTGGCAGCTCAGGCATGGTATGAAGGCGATGCCGATCCATGCGAACAGGCGCGCAGGGCTTCGTCTGCCAATGATGCCGTGCTTGTCTCTTGCAGCATAGAGAAGGACGATATCATGGTTACAGCGGAAGTCGCCGTTTCCATCCCATTGCTGCCCTCGATAACATACGAGTCACGCGCTGGGCCGCAGGAATGCTGA